Below is a window of Undibacterium sp. YM2 DNA.
ATGTCACCCTCGTTTTACTCGCAGTTTTATGAAAAACTCAGTGCTGACGGCCATGCTTCCGTAGGTCTGCTGAGGAATGACTTTACTTATCTGGCGCGCTGGCCTGAACGTGGTGAAGTCATGGGTATGCGCAACCTGACAGGCAGCACTTACGAGCTGGTGCATGAAAAAAACAAGAAATCGGGTGTCATGATCACTAATAACCCGCGGATGTCAGAAGGTGGCAAAGCCGTTACACGTATGGCGGCCATACAGTCACTGGAAAAATATCCATTAATCATCAATTTTTCTGTTGATGAAGACTTGTACCTGGCTGACTGGCGCAAGATCAGTACTGGCATCGTCATCGTCGCCATGAGTGGCATCCTGGCTATCGTCGCCGCTTTCAGCGTGCTGGTGAATTTGCTGGAAAGACGCGAGCAAGACCTGGCCGTGACAACAGAACTCAAGCAGCAGGCTGAGGTGATCAACCGCAACCAGGCCCACTTGCTGAAAAACCTGACCGAACAGCAAATTGCCCTCAAAGATTCATCTGACCGCCTGCAAGCCATCTTCCAGAATGCGGCAGATGGCATCATCATGATCGATGATACCGGCAAGATAGAAGCGCTGAATCCGGCTGCGGTGGCGATCTATGGTCATCCGGCCAATGAAGTGGTGGGCAAGAATGGCAAGTTCTTTTCTCCACCCGGCCAGCCTGATTTGCTGGGTCTGGCCATGAGCCGCCGCGAATTCCTGGAAACCGGCTGCCTGCGTACCGAGGCTGAACGCATGCGCAAGGATGGCAGCCTGTTTCCAGCTGAACTGGCGATCACCGAGTATTACCATGCAGGCAGGCGCAAACTGATCGTCATCGTCAGGGACATTTCCGAGCGCCGCAAGATGGAGCGCATGAAGAGTGAATTCATCTCCACCGTCAGCCATGAATTGCGCACACCGCTGACCGCCATACGCGGGTCGCTGGGTCTTATCATGGGCGGTGCCATGGGGGCTGTGCCTGACAAAATCTCTGCCCTGATGGGTATGGCGCACAAGAATAGCGAGAGCCTGACGCGGCTCATCAATGATTTGCTCGATATCCAGAAAATCGAAGCTGGCAAGATGGACTTCGTCTTTGAATGCCTGCCCCTGCAAAACCTCTTGCAGACAGCCATCAGTAATAACCAGGCCTTTGCTCACAGCATGAATACCGAAATCATACTCGGTAGCCAACTCGAACAAGCCATGGTGATGGTGGATACCGGGCGTTTCCAGCAAGTCATGGCGAATCTCTTATCGAATGCCTGCAAATATTCACCTGAGGGGGCCGTGGTGCAGGTACTGAGCATGCCCAGGGACGGTAATCTGATCCGCATCGAGGTGATAGACCAGGGTTCGGGCATACCCGAGAATTTCCGTGACCGCCTGTTCCAGAAATTCTCCCAGGCAGATTCTTCAGACACCCGCGCCAAGGGAGGTACCGGCCTTGGCCTGGCCATATCCCAGGCCATCATGCGGCAAATGCATGGCGACATAGGCTATTACATGGCGCAGGATGCCGGGCATGACTCTGTGCAGCCAGGTGGCGAGGGCCAGGATATCTTGCATACTGGCACGCATTTTTATATAGACCTGCCCCTGCATACAGAAGGCAATGGCGGGCTTGAATTACCTACGCCAAACCCAGATCCCTTGCCTTGACACCGGCAAATACCTGATCGAGCTGGTTAGTGTTCAAGCCATAGATGCGGCCAAACAAGCCACCCAGCACGGCACGGTATTCGTTGAGCACAGGGTAGTCACGGTTCTGGAATAACTTGCCAGCTTCCAGCGCAATCTGTTCACCGGCGACTTGCCCACCCTTGATGCCGCCGCCCAATACCCAATACACACTGCCATGGCCGTGGTCGGTGCCGTGCTTGCCGTTTTCACGGAAGGTACGGCCAAATTCGCTGATGACCACTACCGTGGTATTGCGCCAGCTGTCGCCCATTTCCTTGCGATAAGCTGCCAGGCCGCGCCCCAGTTCTTCGAACTTGACCGCCAGGGTACCGCTGGAACCACCCTGGTTGACATGGGTATCCCAGCCGCCGACATCGATAAAACCGAGTGCATATTTCTCACGCATGAGCCTGGCTATCCTTTGCGCCTCCAGCTCAAACCCCTTGGTCGAAATCGCATTGCGGTTGGCGCTGTTCATTTCTTCCTGCATCTCACGGGCGACTTCATCCCGCATGGCAAAACCGTCCTTGACCGCTTGCGACAGGCTGGTGTCGGCATACATCTGCAGGATCAGGTCGCGCTGACGCTGATCGACATTATTCTTGCTGACATTGCGCAGTGCCGTATTTGCAATGTGGGCGCTACCCTGCATGGCCAGTGGCAACTGGTCGGTGAAAGACATGGCTGTCATCTTGCCATTATTACCCAGCACTTTGGCCAGGCGGTTCATGAAGCCGGAATGAAAATTCCTGCTGCCATTCAAGGGCTGGCCCATTTCTATACTGTCCTGGGTTTCAAAATGGCTGCGCGTCAGGTCCTCGGTACCGGCAAACGGGATGAAGGCAGCTTCGCCCTGCTGGAACAT
It encodes the following:
- a CDS encoding DUF1501 domain-containing protein, with the translated sequence MKRRDLLKALALLPSTAMLGISSQVMAAPATQNRLLLVFLRGGYDASNLLIPTSSNFYYESRPNIAIARPGSTPDAALALNADWGLHPALRETIYPMFQQGEAAFIPFAGTEDLTRSHFETQDSIEMGQPLNGSRNFHSGFMNRLAKVLGNNGKMTAMSFTDQLPLAMQGSAHIANTALRNVSKNNVDQRQRDLILQMYADTSLSQAVKDGFAMRDEVAREMQEEMNSANRNAISTKGFELEAQRIARLMREKYALGFIDVGGWDTHVNQGGSSGTLAVKFEELGRGLAAYRKEMGDSWRNTTVVVISEFGRTFRENGKHGTDHGHGSVYWVLGGGIKGGQVAGEQIALEAGKLFQNRDYPVLNEYRAVLGGLFGRIYGLNTNQLDQVFAGVKARDLGLA
- a CDS encoding ATP-binding protein — protein: MTGRHELKPAGLPTSRLAIALAASLVLAIIVGAATAIWMLRLQEIGKWEKQTETFSVVLAETVSQQMDFAYTALDSIAERIQDRWSVSAEYLSGKLSTHDFHQFLREKAALSPAVEVISVLDVDGNVINTSRNFPAPTYSLADRDYFIAQRDNPVQGIFLSSSVRSKTTGKWMFFLSHRLTGSDGEFIGVVILGMSPSFYSQFYEKLSADGHASVGLLRNDFTYLARWPERGEVMGMRNLTGSTYELVHEKNKKSGVMITNNPRMSEGGKAVTRMAAIQSLEKYPLIINFSVDEDLYLADWRKISTGIVIVAMSGILAIVAAFSVLVNLLERREQDLAVTTELKQQAEVINRNQAHLLKNLTEQQIALKDSSDRLQAIFQNAADGIIMIDDTGKIEALNPAAVAIYGHPANEVVGKNGKFFSPPGQPDLLGLAMSRREFLETGCLRTEAERMRKDGSLFPAELAITEYYHAGRRKLIVIVRDISERRKMERMKSEFISTVSHELRTPLTAIRGSLGLIMGGAMGAVPDKISALMGMAHKNSESLTRLINDLLDIQKIEAGKMDFVFECLPLQNLLQTAISNNQAFAHSMNTEIILGSQLEQAMVMVDTGRFQQVMANLLSNACKYSPEGAVVQVLSMPRDGNLIRIEVIDQGSGIPENFRDRLFQKFSQADSSDTRAKGGTGLGLAISQAIMRQMHGDIGYYMAQDAGHDSVQPGGEGQDILHTGTHFYIDLPLHTEGNGGLELPTPNPDPLP